Within the Acidobacteriota bacterium genome, the region CAGCCGCCCGGATCGACCCCGAAAACCGGCTGCTGCATCGCATGAATCTGCGGCGGCTGGAAGCGGAAAGCATCCGGGATGCGGTGCTGGCAATTTCGGGACGTCTCGATCTGCAGATGTCCGGTCCGCCGGTGCCGGTTCACAAGGGCGACGTGGTCCTGTTTCGAGGCGCTCCCAAGAAGCTGGGGCCACTGGACGGAAACGGACGCCGCAGCATCTACATGGCTGCCCGGCGGAACTTTCTGTCCTCCCTGCTCCTGACCTTTGACACGCCCAAGCCCTTCGCCACGGTGGGACGGCGGGACGTTTCCAACGTTCCCGCCCAGTCCCTGGCCCTGATGAATCATCCCTTCTTCCACGAGCAGGCTCGGAGGTGGGCCCGGCGACTGGAGAAAGAGGGCGCCGATCAGTCCCCTGCCCGGCGTGTCCGGAAGATGTACCTGGAAGCCTTCGCCCGGCCGCCCACCGCGGCTGAATTGAACGCCTGTCTGAAATCGCTCGACCGGATGTCTCGCCTGCAGACCCATTCGGACAACCGCCTGTCGGCCTGGGGATCGCTGAGCCACGCTCTTTTCAATGTAAAGGAATTGATCTATATTCGATGAGTTGCCGGATCCAGATTCAGCCACAACCTGTCCGGACGAGCCTCTCCATGGACGCCCTGCCCACGCCGCTGACCCGGCGGCAGATGCTTCGCTGCTGTTCCACCGGTTTCGGCGCCCTGGCGCTGTCGGCGCTGCTGGCCGATCCTGCCTTTGGAACCAGGCCGAAGAGCGCAACCAGGTCTGGCGGTCCCGCGGCCCCGAAGCTGCCCCACTGGCGCCCGCGCGCTCGGAACGTCATCTTCCTCTACATGGAGGGAGGGGTTTCCCAGGTCGACAGCTTCGACTACAAGCCGCTTCTGAACCGCTTCCACGGCCGGCCTCCCGGAGAAGTCATCGGGAGACTGGAAGCCACCCAGTTCCAGGAGGTAGGGACCATCCTCCAATCGCCCTGGAACTTTCGACGCTACGGCCAAAGCGGTCGGTGGGTCAGCGATCTCTTTCCACACATTTCCCGTCATGTCGATGACCTCTGTGTCATTCGCTCCCTCACCTCCAAGTTTCCGGAACATACCAGCGCCAACTATTTTCTGCACACCGGCGTCGGGATTCAGGGCCGGCCCAGCCTGGGAGCCTGGAGTGTCTATGGACTGGGCAGCGAAAATCGGAATCTCCCCGGGTATATCGTGCTGAACGGCGGCGTGATTCCCTCAGGCGGGATCGACTGCTTCACCAACGGCTTCCTGCCGGCCACTTATCAGGGCTCGCTGTTTCAGGCCAAGGACCCTCCCGTGGCCAACATCCGATCCGATCGGACCCCGCCCCGGCTTCAAGCGGCCAAACGGGATCTGATCAAGGATCTGGACCGACTCTCCCTTCAGCAGATGGGAAAAGCCGACGCCGTGGAGTCGGCCATCGCCAACTATGAACTGGCTGCCCGCATGCAGATGGAGGTTCCCGATCTGATGGACATCAGCGGCGAATCTGCGTCGGTGCGGCGGCAGTACGGCCTTGAAGCCGCCTACGAACAGACGCGTCAGTTCGGCCGGCAATGCCTGGTTGCCCGTCGCCTGGTGGAA harbors:
- a CDS encoding DUF1501 domain-containing protein; this translates as MDALPTPLTRRQMLRCCSTGFGALALSALLADPAFGTRPKSATRSGGPAAPKLPHWRPRARNVIFLYMEGGVSQVDSFDYKPLLNRFHGRPPGEVIGRLEATQFQEVGTILQSPWNFRRYGQSGRWVSDLFPHISRHVDDLCVIRSLTSKFPEHTSANYFLHTGVGIQGRPSLGAWSVYGLGSENRNLPGYIVLNGGVIPSGGIDCFTNGFLPATYQGSLFQAKDPPVANIRSDRTPPRLQAAKRDLIKDLDRLSLQQMGKADAVESAIANYELAARMQMEVPDLMDISGESASVRRQYGLEAAYEQTRQFGRQCLVARRLVERGVRFVELTCPTIPGLSRWDAHFELTKNHNLNALATDQPIAALLADLKRCGLLEETLVLWAGEFGRTPFAQKEDGRDHNEFGFTVWMAGGGIRGGMTYGRTDDWGYKAVENRLEMHDLHATILHLLGLDHTRLTYRFGGRDMRLTDVYGRVVKDILATA